The Staphylococcus haemolyticus region GATTAACTTCACTTTTATTAATATTATCTTGTTTTTGTTTGCCTTTATTCTTTTCAACTCTACTATATTTAGGTTCTATTTCATCGTGTTTGGAAGAGGCAGAATTATTGTCTTCTTTCTCCTGTTTTTCCATTTCGTCAGTAGGTTTAGTTACCTTATCATTATTTTCTTTATGTTCATTTTTTAGTTGTTGCTCTTCAGGTAGTGTTAAATGATGCGTGTTAGTATCATTTAATTCTTGATCAGATTCATTATCAGATCGTAATTTAGCTAAATGTTGTTGCTGGTGAATTTCTTCTTGTGTTAATTTCTCAATTCTTGCTTTTCGCATGTTATCTTTAACACGTTCTTCATTAACTTTTGCTTGTTCTTGCTCTTTTTTGGCAAGTCTCTCACGTTGTTCTCTCTCTCGTTCTAATCGTTCTTCACGTTCTTCATTATGGAAATACTCATGTCGTTTTCGACGATACTGTTCACGTGGTATTACGTGTTTTTTATCATTATCCAAAGGTGTCCACTCCTATCGACTAACTCACAATCTATCATGCTAACGTTAAATTATGTTTTATGGTTGTGGCTTTATTTAAATTATTCATTAACTAAATTTTAATATCAATATCGCCAATTAGCAATGAATTGAAGGTTCAAAATTAAATTTTTCTTATCAAATCACTAAATTGCACAAATGATAATAATAAAGCCTTTTAAACTTAATGATATACATCAAATCTAAAAGGCTCGAATCACTTATTTAATACTATTTATTGGCTTTCTTCTTGTTGCTACGTACTGATGTTAACCAACCGATTACGACTAAAAGAATCATAACTGTCCAGAAGATAGCTTGCCATAATGTACTATGAGGGAAATGTTCAGGTAAAATACCTATATCTTCATGAGCAAGTACTATAACAACTAATTTAATACCTACCCAACCTACAATTGCGAAGGCAGCTCCTTCTAATCCAGGATATTTATTTAGTAAGTCAACAAACCATGTAGCGGCAAAACGCATTAGAATAACACCGATCATTCCGCCAATAAACATTACTGAGAATTGACCTAAGTCCATGCCACCAAAATGAATGCCAACTTCAGGTAATGTAACAGCAATTGCCATCGCTGCTAACATTGAGTCAATTGCAAAAGCTATATCTGCAAATTCAACTTTTAAAACAGTGCCCCAAAATTGCATAGGTCCGACTTTTTTCTCAACGCCAGACTCGTCAAAATGATGGTCGTCACCTTCAGGCTGATCTTCATTTTCTTTGTGGAAGAATTGCCAGAGATTTCTTATTGACATAAAAATTAAATACGCGGCACCAAGTGCTTGGATAAACCAGAAATTTGCGATAACACTAATTAAGAATAAGGCAAGAAAACGGAATACAAATGCACCTAGCAAACCATAAAATAACGCTTTTTTACGTTGTTCAGGTGGTAAATGTTTTACCATAACAGCCATTACAACCGCATTATCAGCTGCTAATAACCCTTCTAAAAATACAAGAACGAGAATTACCCATAAGTAAGGTAAAATTAAACTCGGATCCATAGTGGACAGCTCCTTTTTGTTTTAATACAAATAAAGAGACCTATGCTAAATAATAGCAAAGGTCTCACTTAGCAAATAAATGCCCACTTTACCGGAAGATAATACTTCGTAATGACGATAAAGCGCTAACCATCAAGTAGTTGATGGTCTTCAAGTTACTCCCCTCTGACAAATTGTCATAGGTATTCATTTGTTAAGTGTATTATACACTATACTTAATATAAATAAACAATTAACGTATAACAAATTGTCTATTTAAAGAGATATTTTTAAATACCCATTATTTTCAATCATAATCTTATAAAAGACTATACAATTTAATTTCTGGGAATTTTTCTTCGAACCAGCGTGTTGCAAATTCATTTTCGAATAAGAAGACGAAATTATCATATCTATCTTTCACTAATATAGAACGAGACGTGTTCATTTTATCTTGTATATCATCTTCGTTTTCAATCCAACGCGCAATTTTTCTACCAACAGGTTCCATAACAACATCAACGTTATATTCGTTTTTCATTCGATGTTCAAACACTTCAAATTGTAATTGACCAACGGCACCTAAAATAATTTGATTAGTGTGAAGCGTTTTATAATATTGGATTGCTCCTTCTTGAACAAGCTGTTCAATTCCTTTATGGAAATGTTTTTGTTTCATTACGTTTTTAGCTGAAACTTTCATAAATATTTCCGGTGTGAATTGAGGTAAATCTTGGAAACTATATTTTTGCTTGCCACCAACTAAAGTATCTCCAATTTGATAATTACCTGTATCATATAAACCAATGATGTCTCCAGCTACTGCATGGTTAACAGTTTCTTTATCGTCAGCCATAAATGATGTTGAACGCGTAATTTTTTGTTTTTTGCTCGTACGTTGTAATGTTACATCCATACCACGTTCGAATGCACCACTAACAACACGCATAAACGCAATTCTATCACGATGTTTAGGGTCCATATTAGCTTGAATTTTGAAAATAAATCCAGAAAATTCATCATCAAATGGGCTTACTTCAACTTCTTCATTTGTCTGACGTGCATTAGGCATCGGTGCATGATCAACATATGCATTCAAGAAGTTTTGAACACCGAAGTTAGCTAATGCAGAACCAAAGAATACGGGTGTTAATTCACCATTTAATAGCGCATCATTATCAAACTCTTCACCTGCTTCTTCTACAAGCATAAATTCTTCGATAGCTTGAGCAAATGCACTGTCATTACGAATAGCATGCTCTTCTTGTAGTTCATAATCATCATTTAAATGTAAAACATTTTCTTCATCTCTAAATGGTTCTATAGATTTAGAATCACGATCGATAATACCAAAGAAATTTTGACCCATACCAATTGGCCAGTTCATAGGATAAGTATCAATGTTTAATGTTTCTTCAATCTCATCTAATAATTCAAATGGCTCTTTACCTACGCGGTCCAATTTATTAATGAATGTAAAAATTGGAATTCCTCTCATTCTACAAACTTTAAATAGCTTTAAAGTTTGAGGTTCAATACCTTTGGCACAGTCAATAACCATCACTGCACTATCCACTGCCATTAAAGTACGGTAAGTATCTTCTGAGAAATCTTCGTGTCCTGGTGTATCTAATATATTAATTTTGTAATCATCATAGTCAAATTGCATTACTGAACTCGTTACTGAAATACCACGTTCTTGCTCCACTTTCATCCAGTCACTAGTTGCAAATTTACCTGTTTTTTTACCTTTAACTGTACCCGCTTCTCTAATTGCACCACTAAAATATAACAACTTCTCAGTCAGTGTCGTTTTACCAGCATCCGGGTGAGATATTATGGCAAACGTCTTTCTTGATTCAACTTCTTCTTTTAAACTCATCTATTGATCTCCTTT contains the following coding sequences:
- a CDS encoding peptide chain release factor 3, translating into MSLKEEVESRKTFAIISHPDAGKTTLTEKLLYFSGAIREAGTVKGKKTGKFATSDWMKVEQERGISVTSSVMQFDYDDYKINILDTPGHEDFSEDTYRTLMAVDSAVMVIDCAKGIEPQTLKLFKVCRMRGIPIFTFINKLDRVGKEPFELLDEIEETLNIDTYPMNWPIGMGQNFFGIIDRDSKSIEPFRDEENVLHLNDDYELQEEHAIRNDSAFAQAIEEFMLVEEAGEEFDNDALLNGELTPVFFGSALANFGVQNFLNAYVDHAPMPNARQTNEEVEVSPFDDEFSGFIFKIQANMDPKHRDRIAFMRVVSGAFERGMDVTLQRTSKKQKITRSTSFMADDKETVNHAVAGDIIGLYDTGNYQIGDTLVGGKQKYSFQDLPQFTPEIFMKVSAKNVMKQKHFHKGIEQLVQEGAIQYYKTLHTNQIILGAVGQLQFEVFEHRMKNEYNVDVVMEPVGRKIARWIENEDDIQDKMNTSRSILVKDRYDNFVFLFENEFATRWFEEKFPEIKLYSLL
- a CDS encoding TerC family protein — encoded protein: MDPSLILPYLWVILVLVFLEGLLAADNAVVMAVMVKHLPPEQRKKALFYGLLGAFVFRFLALFLISVIANFWFIQALGAAYLIFMSIRNLWQFFHKENEDQPEGDDHHFDESGVEKKVGPMQFWGTVLKVEFADIAFAIDSMLAAMAIAVTLPEVGIHFGGMDLGQFSVMFIGGMIGVILMRFAATWFVDLLNKYPGLEGAAFAIVGWVGIKLVVIVLAHEDIGILPEHFPHSTLWQAIFWTVMILLVVIGWLTSVRSNKKKANK